The nucleotide sequence GATAAATCAAGCTTTTTAGACATTGCCAATACGCTTGGTTTGTTGAAAAGAGAAGGGGAGCGGTTGCGCTATTTTCGCCATCCATTGACTTATTTAGTAGAAGCCGCAGATGATATTTGCTATACCATTATTGATTTTGAAGACGGAATAAACTTAGGCTGGATTCCTGAAGAGCACGCGTTGGAATTTTTAATAAAGATTGTAAAAGACAATATTAATTCGGTAAAATATGCACAGTTAAAAACCAAAGCAGAGCGTGTAAGTTATTTGCGTGCGTTGGCTATTGGCAGTTTAATAAACGATGTGGTGCGTGTGTTTATGGAAAACGAAGATGAAATCTTAAAAGGAAATTTCCCGTTTGCATTAACCGATAAATGTGCCTATGTAGCCCAAATGAAAGACATCATCACCATAAGTATTTCCAATGTATATGAAAGCAAAGAAGTGGTAGAAAAAGAAGTGGTGGGATACAAAGTATTACATACATTGTTAGAAAAATTCATCGCAGCCACCAATAATAAATATAATGGCACAACCACTCATTTTGATGAGCTTATTTTGAAATTGCTACCCGAACAATATCAAACCGAAAATGAAAGTTTATATCTTCGTTTGCTGAACGTATGCCGTTTTATTTCCTTGTTAACAGATGGCAAAGCGTTAGAATTGTATCATTCTATCGTGGGTAGATGAGGTGTAGATATATAATTAAAAAAGGGTTTTCATTAAGAAAACCCTTTTTTTGCGGAGAAAGAGGGATTCGAACCCCCGGACCTGTTACAGTCAACAGTTTTCAAGACTGCCGCATTCGACCACTCTGCCATTTCTCCATAAAATGATTGCTCATTTTCAGTGGTGCAAATATAAAATGATTTTTTAATTCTGCAAAAACAATTCTCTAAAAAATCTAAAAATTAATATAATCTACAATTTCTAAACCGTAGCCCACCATTCCAACACGTTTGCTGTGTTCTGAATTACTCATTAATTTAATTTTAGTGATGTTTAAATCGTGCAAAATTTGGGCGCCAATTCCAAAATCT is from Paenimyroides aestuarii and encodes:
- the dgt gene encoding dGTP triphosphohydrolase; protein product: MNWKQLLSLKKFGDTNVRERKNENPSRIGFEVDYDRIIFSNAFRSLQDKTQVIPLSKTDFVHTRLTHSLEVSVVGRSIGRLAGDQIIKKYPELIDLGYTINDFGAIVAAACLCHDIGNPPFGHSGEKAIGDFFKHGAGEQFRLDLEPAQWQDLIDFEGNANGFHILTDSRPGAEGGLRISYATLGAFMKYPKESLPKKPTNEISDKKYGFFQADKSSFLDIANTLGLLKREGERLRYFRHPLTYLVEAADDICYTIIDFEDGINLGWIPEEHALEFLIKIVKDNINSVKYAQLKTKAERVSYLRALAIGSLINDVVRVFMENEDEILKGNFPFALTDKCAYVAQMKDIITISISNVYESKEVVEKEVVGYKVLHTLLEKFIAATNNKYNGTTTHFDELILKLLPEQYQTENESLYLRLLNVCRFISLLTDGKALELYHSIVGR